A stretch of Chanodichthys erythropterus isolate Z2021 chromosome 20, ASM2448905v1, whole genome shotgun sequence DNA encodes these proteins:
- the LOC137008785 gene encoding E3 SUMO-protein ligase ZBED1-like, with the protein MALELVAKKGTTSPIWQFFGFRPDESGQPRDPTEVLCKICSCVVRAKDGQTTNLHDHLRVRHPAEYATLSTRAGPSKKASQGQQMITGAFAKGTKYKTDSNRWRQLTDAVTRFLAKEMVSFNTVEKPSFKAMLRTFDKQYELPGRKYFSKTAIPNLFNEVRSNITKELGDIEYLALTTDMWSSCNMMPYMSVTVHYVNKNWTLQSKCLQTCFIPESHTADNLEEALREAINDWKLQEKQIACITTDNGANIVAAIRQLKWPWLSCFGHNLNLAINNSLAQQSASTDRAFGVCRAVNTAFSHSWLRRRELQKAQVEIKLPEHSLITQMVERMLEQEQAIKRVFAQDKSRRPLPQLTRQDISVLESVNNALKPVVDFTDILSGENYVTVSSLLPMLAHLEGVLEESKLTADLKRVILEQMEGRYGDDTIQRMMRKATLLDPRYRGDHMKPPELHSTKSEMMEEIVREIALSLPRPTPGPSHAGEDGEEPNAGAATVPKKKKWSLGSLLAKRAATAAAATLTDEQKVESEMTMYLQEMAIDGEQDPLIWWKTNEKKPDWDKCESAQARLISAPSPSHHTLDLSPGIRDQSRHAYIHNTTRTRTTNLGTPRTAWMVTAVLVGKMLDRYSLSRDTDLESRQACFHLLPILRVPSMSKPALVKTCRTGKM; encoded by the exons ATGGCGTTGGAATTGGTTGCTAAAAAGGGTACTACTTCGCCTATATGGCAATTTTTTGGGTTTAGACCTGATGAGAGTGGGCAGCCAAGGGACCCGACTGAAGTTTTGTGCAAGATCTGCTCATGTGTGGTCCGCGCAAAAGATGGGCAGACGACCAATCTTCATGACCACTTGCGTGTTCGCCATCCAGCAGAATATGCCACCTTGTCTACACGTGCTGGGCCTAGCAAAAAAGCTAGCCAGGGTCAGCAGATGATAACCGGGGCTTTTGCAAAAGGCACTAAATATAAAACCGACAGTAACAGATGGAGGCAGTTGACAGATGCAGTAACTCGCTTCCTGGCCAAAGAAATGGTTTCGTTCAATACAGTGGAGAAGCCGTCGTTCAAGGCCATGCTGCGTACCTTTGATAAACAGTACGAGCTGCCAGGTCGGAAATATTTCTCAAAGACGGCTATCCCAAACCTTTTCAACGAGGTTAGAAGTAACATCACGAAAGAGCTGGGTGATATAGAATATTTGGCCCTGACAACGGACATGTGGTCCAGCTGCAATATGATGCCCTACATGTCAGTGACAGTGCATTATGTGAATAAAAATTGGACACTGCAGTCCAAATGCTTACAAACTTGCTTCATTCCCGAAAGCCATACAGCAGATAATTTGGAAGAAGCACTGCGCGAGGCAATTAATGACTGGAAACTACAGGAGAAACAAATTGCCTGTATAACTACCGACAATGGGGCGAATATTGTTGCAGCCATCCGGCAGTTGAAATGGCCATGGTTAAGTTGCTTTGGGCACAACTTGAACCTGGCCATAAACAACTCGCTTGCGCAACAGAGTGCCAGCACAGACCGAGCTTTCGGGGTTTGCCGTGCAGTCAACACTGCGTTTTCGCACAGCTGGCTAAGGCGACGTGAGTTGCAGAAAGCACAAGTGGAAATTAAACTCCCAGAGCACTCACTGATCACg CAAATGGTGGAGAGAATGCTGGAGCAGGAGCAAGCTATCAAACGTGTGTTTGCCCAAGACAAAAGCCGCCGCCCACTCCCCCAGCTGACACGGCAAGACATAAGCGTTCTGGAATCTGTGAACAACGCGCTGAAGCCAGTAGTGGACTTCACAGACATTCTCTCGGGAGAAAATTACGTAACGGTGTCCTCACTGCTGCCCATGTTGGCCCATTTAGAAGGTGTGCTGGAGGAGTCCAAACTGACAGCCGACCTGAAGCGTGTCATCCTGGAGCAGATGGAAGGCAGATATGGTGATGACACCATCCAAAGGATGATGCGTAAAGCAACACTGCTTGACCCAAGGTACCGAGGGGACCATATGAAACCTCCTGAACTACATTCTACAAAATCTGAAATGATGGAAGAAATTGTGAGAGAGATTGCTCTGTCGCTGCCAAGGCCAACACCAGGTCCCTCACATGCTGGAGAAGATGGAGAGGAACCAAATGCCGGCGCTGCCACCGTGcctaagaaaaaaaagtggtctTTGGGCAGCCTTCTTGCGAAGAGAGCAGCCACAGCAGCTGCAGCCACACTCACTGATGAGCAAAAGGTCGAGTCAGAAATGACCATGTACCTGCAGGAAATGGCCATCGATGGGGAACAGGACCCACTGATTTGGTGGAAAACGAACGAAAAAA AACCTGATTGGGATAAGTGTGAATCAGCACAGGCTCGGCTCATCTCTGCCCCCTCACCCTCCCATCACACCCTGGACCTCTCCCCTGGGATCCGGGATCAGTCCAGACACGCTTACATACACAACACAACCCGGACACGCACGACTAACCT TGGAACCCCCAGAACCGCTTGGATGGTCACGGCTGTTCTCGTGGGAAAAATGCTGGACCGATACTCCCTCAGTCGGGACACAGACCTGGAATCCCGTCAGGCCTGTTTCCACCTTCTCCCTATTCTCAGAGTTCCCAGCATGTCCAAACCCGCCTTGGTGAAGACTTGCCGAACGGGAAAAATGTGA